One window of Akkermansia biwaensis genomic DNA carries:
- the proB gene encoding glutamate 5-kinase — protein MKIVVKVGTGVLTRENGTLDGSSIVHLVSALADLMQQGHQVVLVSSGAVGAGVSVLGLPSYPQELSLKQACAAVGQTRLMQTYENLFNHFDVDVAQLLLTADDLKRRRHHVQATVMRLFEHGRIIPIVNENDTVSVEELKFGDNDILSVHIARMLEADALFILTSVDGLYPPGGSRKAIIPRVEDVDAVLAFAEEDRGRFSMGGMSAKLQAIREAVNAGIGAYMMHGRHPERIGVLLEGGREEAGTFFVPKKG, from the coding sequence ATGAAGATCGTAGTGAAGGTAGGAACGGGCGTGCTGACCCGTGAGAACGGAACGCTGGACGGCTCTTCCATCGTGCATTTGGTGAGCGCCCTGGCGGATTTGATGCAGCAGGGCCACCAGGTGGTGCTGGTGAGTTCCGGCGCGGTCGGGGCGGGGGTTTCCGTACTGGGGCTTCCGTCCTATCCGCAGGAGCTGTCCCTCAAGCAGGCCTGCGCCGCGGTGGGGCAGACGCGGCTGATGCAGACGTATGAGAATCTTTTCAACCATTTTGACGTGGATGTGGCCCAGCTTTTGCTGACGGCGGACGATTTAAAGCGCCGCCGGCACCATGTGCAGGCTACGGTGATGCGCCTGTTCGAGCACGGAAGGATCATTCCCATCGTGAACGAGAATGACACCGTGTCCGTGGAGGAATTGAAGTTCGGGGACAACGATATTCTTTCCGTGCATATTGCCCGCATGCTGGAAGCGGACGCCCTGTTTATCCTGACGAGCGTGGACGGCCTGTATCCGCCGGGGGGAAGCCGGAAGGCCATCATCCCCAGGGTGGAGGATGTGGACGCCGTGCTGGCGTTCGCGGAGGAGGACCGGGGCCGTTTTTCCATGGGCGGCATGAGCGCCAAGCTCCAGGCCATCCGGGAAGCCGTGAATGCGGGGATAGGCGCCTACATGATGCATGGCCGCCATCCGGAACGCATCGGGGTACTGCTGGAAGGCGGCAGGGAGGAGGCGGGAACGTTTTTTGTACCGAAGAAGGGATGA
- a CDS encoding catalase: protein MSDSKNLTTEAGAPVPDNQNVLTAGPRGPMLLQDVWFLEKLAHFDREVIPERRMHAKGSGAFGTFTVTHDITRYTKAALFSEVGKKTDLLVRFSTVAGERGAADAERDIRGFAIKFYTEEGNWDLVGNNTPVFFLRDPLKFPDLNHAIKRDPRTNMRSARNNWDFWSSLPEAFHQVTVVMSDRGIPASYRHMHGFGSHAFSMLNADNERVWVKFHLKTQQGIRNLTDEEAEAIVAKDRESHQRDLYESIEKGDFPRWTMYIQVMAQEQAKACPFNPFDLTKVWPHGDYPLMEVGVLELNRNPDNYFAQIEQAAFNPANIVPGIGFSPDKMLQGRLFSYGDAQRYRLGVNHNQIPVNAPRCPFHSYHRDGMMRVDDNAGGTLGYEPNSYGEWKQQPEFREPPLELDGAAWHWDFHEDDHDYYSQPRALFRLMTPEQREALYGNTARAMGDAPDFIKQRHIDHCMECDPEYGEGVARALGMFKG, encoded by the coding sequence ATGAGTGATTCGAAGAATTTAACTACCGAAGCCGGAGCCCCTGTTCCGGATAACCAGAACGTTTTAACGGCCGGGCCGCGCGGCCCCATGCTGCTGCAGGACGTCTGGTTTCTGGAGAAGCTGGCCCATTTCGACCGCGAGGTGATTCCGGAGAGGCGCATGCACGCCAAAGGTTCCGGAGCTTTCGGCACCTTTACCGTGACGCATGATATCACCCGGTACACGAAGGCGGCCCTGTTTTCAGAGGTGGGCAAGAAGACCGATCTCCTGGTCCGCTTTTCCACGGTAGCGGGGGAACGGGGCGCGGCGGATGCGGAACGGGATATCCGCGGTTTTGCCATCAAATTTTACACGGAGGAGGGCAACTGGGACCTGGTAGGAAACAATACGCCCGTGTTTTTCCTGAGGGACCCGCTCAAGTTTCCGGACTTGAACCACGCCATCAAGCGCGATCCGCGCACCAATATGCGGAGCGCCCGGAATAACTGGGATTTCTGGTCCTCCCTTCCGGAGGCTTTCCACCAGGTGACCGTGGTTATGAGCGACCGCGGCATTCCGGCTTCCTACCGGCACATGCACGGCTTCGGCAGCCACGCGTTCAGCATGTTGAACGCGGATAACGAGAGGGTCTGGGTGAAGTTCCACCTGAAGACGCAGCAGGGCATCAGGAACCTCACGGACGAGGAGGCGGAGGCCATTGTCGCGAAGGACCGTGAAAGCCACCAGCGCGATTTGTATGAAAGCATTGAAAAGGGGGATTTCCCGCGCTGGACGATGTACATCCAGGTCATGGCCCAGGAGCAGGCGAAGGCGTGCCCTTTCAATCCGTTTGACCTGACCAAGGTATGGCCGCACGGGGATTATCCGCTCATGGAAGTGGGCGTGCTGGAGCTCAACAGGAATCCGGATAATTATTTCGCCCAGATCGAGCAGGCGGCGTTCAATCCGGCCAATATCGTGCCCGGCATCGGCTTTTCTCCGGACAAGATGCTTCAGGGGCGCCTGTTTTCCTATGGGGACGCGCAGCGTTACAGGCTGGGCGTGAATCACAACCAGATTCCCGTGAACGCACCCAGGTGCCCGTTCCACAGTTACCACCGCGACGGCATGATGCGGGTGGACGACAACGCGGGAGGCACGCTGGGTTATGAACCGAACAGCTACGGAGAGTGGAAGCAGCAGCCGGAGTTCCGGGAGCCGCCGCTTGAGTTGGACGGGGCGGCCTGGCACTGGGATTTCCATGAAGACGACCACGATTATTATTCCCAGCCGCGCGCCCTGTTCCGCCTGATGACGCCGGAACAGAGGGAAGCCCTGTACGGCAATACCGCGCGGGCCATGGGTGATGCGCCGGATTTCATCAAGCAGCGCCATATTGACCACTGCATGGAGTGCGATCCCGAGTACGGGGAGGGCGTCGCCAGGGCCCTGGGCATGTTCAAGGGGTAG
- the tkt gene encoding transketolase — translation MNLDLLQKAANQARGLAMDAVHDCASGHLGLPLGCAEIGAVLFGDLLNVCPAQPRWLNRDRFILSAGHGSMFLYGWLHLSGFNVGIEDLKNFRHKGSITPGHPEFRDTDGVECTTGPLGQGIANAVGFALSARRAAARFNKPGMDIFTQNIFCLTGDGCLQEGVAREALALAAVLKLDNLILIYDSNDITLDAPAERTQLADPRAVYEALGWDVRQIDGHDLKAVAEAVEAAKAAKNGKPQLIIAKTVIGKGIPGIEGTTKGHGEGGAKLLEEAHANWGIPSGERYYVSEDVRAYFNDLKARREAAFSAWNAMYREWRQSFPELAAELDAGMDACARGVDPSVSDKDIPAFSPHYSDATRSSGSVAINAIAKADPWFLTTSADLYSSNKNYLNGGGDFSAENPEGRNFWFGIREHAMASICNGIAYDGLFRVSAATFCVFVDYMRAAIRVAALSGLPVTYILTHDSVAVGEDGPTHQPVETVSGLRVIPNLDVIRPADPEETAGAWMAALQRADGPTALILTRQKVATLNDIPVETRRQGVLKGGYVARREQDKLEAIILASGSELELALKAAERLGSGIRVVSMPSFFRFDAQPAEYRESVLPPSCMKRVSVEAGVTGLWWKYVGCQGEAVGINRFGFSAPGNQVLDELGMNVDNVVNAVQNVLAR, via the coding sequence ATGAATCTTGACCTTCTCCAAAAAGCCGCCAACCAGGCGCGGGGCCTTGCCATGGATGCCGTTCACGACTGCGCATCCGGCCACCTGGGCCTTCCCCTGGGGTGCGCCGAAATCGGGGCCGTCCTGTTCGGTGATCTGCTCAACGTCTGCCCGGCCCAGCCCCGCTGGCTCAACCGCGACCGCTTCATTCTCTCCGCGGGCCACGGCTCCATGTTCCTTTACGGCTGGCTGCACCTGTCAGGATTCAACGTCGGCATTGAGGACCTCAAAAACTTCCGCCACAAGGGCTCCATCACGCCCGGCCACCCGGAATTCCGGGATACGGACGGCGTGGAATGCACCACGGGGCCGCTCGGCCAGGGCATTGCGAACGCCGTCGGCTTCGCCCTCTCCGCCAGGCGCGCCGCCGCGCGGTTCAACAAGCCCGGCATGGACATCTTCACCCAGAACATCTTCTGTCTCACGGGGGACGGCTGTTTGCAGGAAGGGGTGGCCCGCGAAGCGCTCGCCCTGGCCGCCGTGCTGAAACTGGACAACCTCATCCTCATTTACGACTCCAACGACATCACGCTGGACGCCCCCGCAGAACGCACCCAGCTTGCCGACCCCCGCGCCGTGTATGAAGCCCTGGGCTGGGACGTGCGCCAGATCGATGGACACGACTTGAAAGCCGTCGCGGAAGCGGTGGAAGCCGCCAAGGCGGCCAAAAACGGCAAGCCCCAGCTCATCATCGCCAAAACCGTCATCGGTAAGGGCATCCCCGGCATTGAAGGCACCACCAAGGGCCACGGCGAAGGCGGGGCCAAACTCCTGGAAGAAGCGCATGCCAACTGGGGCATCCCCTCCGGGGAACGCTACTACGTTTCCGAAGACGTCCGCGCCTACTTCAACGACCTCAAGGCCCGGCGGGAAGCCGCCTTCTCCGCCTGGAACGCCATGTACCGGGAATGGCGCCAATCCTTCCCGGAACTTGCCGCGGAACTGGACGCCGGAATGGACGCCTGCGCCAGGGGCGTGGACCCCTCCGTTTCCGACAAGGACATCCCCGCCTTCTCCCCGCACTACAGCGACGCCACCCGTTCCTCCGGTTCCGTGGCCATCAACGCCATCGCGAAGGCCGACCCCTGGTTCCTGACCACCAGCGCGGACCTGTACAGCTCCAATAAAAACTACCTCAACGGCGGCGGAGACTTCTCCGCGGAAAATCCGGAAGGCCGCAACTTCTGGTTCGGCATCCGGGAACACGCCATGGCCTCCATCTGCAATGGCATCGCGTACGACGGCCTGTTCCGCGTAAGCGCCGCCACGTTCTGCGTATTCGTGGACTACATGCGCGCCGCCATCCGCGTGGCCGCCCTGAGCGGGCTGCCCGTCACCTACATCCTGACGCACGACTCCGTGGCCGTGGGTGAAGACGGCCCCACCCACCAGCCGGTGGAAACCGTCTCCGGCCTGCGCGTAATCCCCAATCTGGACGTCATTCGTCCGGCGGACCCGGAAGAAACGGCCGGAGCCTGGATGGCCGCCCTGCAAAGGGCCGACGGCCCCACCGCCCTGATCCTTACCCGCCAGAAAGTGGCCACGTTAAATGATATCCCCGTGGAAACGCGCCGCCAGGGCGTGCTGAAAGGCGGCTACGTAGCCCGCCGGGAACAGGACAAGCTGGAAGCCATCATCCTTGCGTCCGGTTCCGAACTGGAACTGGCCCTGAAGGCCGCGGAACGCCTCGGAAGCGGAATCCGCGTGGTCTCCATGCCCAGCTTCTTCCGCTTTGACGCCCAGCCTGCCGAATACCGGGAAAGCGTGCTGCCCCCCTCCTGCATGAAGAGGGTCTCCGTGGAAGCCGGCGTAACGGGACTGTGGTGGAAATACGTGGGCTGCCAGGGTGAAGCCGTGGGCATCAACCGCTTCGGCTTCTCCGCCCCGGGCAATCAGGTCCTGGACGAACTCGGCATGAACGTGGACAACGTCGTCAACGCCGTTCAAAACGTGCTTGCCAGATAA
- a CDS encoding glutamate-5-semialdehyde dehydrogenase, whose amino-acid sequence MENPLEPVGRAAVAASRELAALSPEEKADALRLMAAGVRGAAGRIIRENSLDMEEAEKNGRNAAFLDRLLLTPERVEHMACGMEQVAALPDPVGECIREWTRPNGLHIRQVRVPLGVIGFIYESRGTVTCDAASLCLKSGNAVILRGGRESLRTNRVLAAVLREALAESAVPADALQLLDSGSREEVKQLCELDSCLNVIIPRGGKGLIRTVMDYSRVPVLKHLDGVCHVYVDAAADLKMALNILDDAKTQRPGVCNAAETLLVDAAVAERFLPMAAERMRQRGVECRVCGRSMPFFGPEAVPASEEDWSTEYEDLILSVKVADGVRDAVEHINRYGSHHSDSIVTEDGKARDYFMGRVDSACVYHNCSTRFSDGEEFGFGAEIGIGTDKFHARGPMALRELTSYKYVIEGSGQVKDPSRMPDAVRSRPEEIS is encoded by the coding sequence ATGGAGAATCCTCTTGAACCTGTTGGACGCGCGGCTGTGGCCGCTTCCCGTGAGCTGGCCGCCCTGAGTCCGGAGGAGAAGGCGGACGCCCTGCGCCTGATGGCCGCAGGCGTCCGGGGAGCCGCGGGGAGAATTATCCGGGAGAATTCCCTGGATATGGAGGAGGCGGAAAAAAACGGGCGGAATGCCGCGTTTCTGGACAGGCTGCTGCTGACTCCGGAGCGCGTGGAACACATGGCGTGCGGCATGGAGCAGGTAGCGGCCCTTCCCGATCCGGTGGGCGAGTGCATCCGTGAATGGACGCGGCCCAACGGGCTGCATATCCGCCAGGTGCGCGTGCCCCTGGGGGTCATCGGTTTTATTTATGAGAGCCGCGGCACCGTCACCTGCGATGCCGCCTCCCTGTGCCTGAAGTCCGGGAATGCGGTCATTCTGCGCGGCGGCCGCGAGTCCCTGCGGACCAACAGGGTTCTTGCGGCCGTGCTGCGGGAGGCCCTGGCGGAGTCTGCCGTTCCGGCGGACGCCCTCCAGCTTCTTGATTCGGGAAGCCGGGAGGAGGTGAAGCAGTTGTGCGAGCTGGATTCCTGTCTGAACGTGATCATTCCCAGGGGAGGGAAGGGGCTGATCCGGACCGTGATGGATTATTCCAGGGTTCCGGTGCTGAAGCATCTGGACGGCGTTTGCCATGTATATGTGGACGCCGCCGCGGATTTGAAGATGGCCCTCAATATTTTGGACGACGCCAAGACCCAGCGGCCGGGAGTCTGCAACGCGGCGGAGACCCTGCTGGTGGACGCCGCCGTGGCGGAACGGTTTCTTCCGATGGCGGCGGAGCGCATGCGCCAGCGCGGGGTGGAGTGCCGCGTATGCGGGCGCAGCATGCCGTTTTTCGGGCCGGAAGCCGTTCCCGCGTCAGAGGAGGACTGGTCCACGGAGTATGAAGACCTTATTCTGTCCGTGAAGGTGGCAGACGGTGTCCGGGACGCCGTGGAGCATATCAACCGCTACGGTTCCCACCACAGCGATTCCATTGTGACGGAGGACGGAAAGGCCCGCGATTATTTCATGGGCCGCGTGGATAGCGCGTGCGTGTACCACAATTGCTCCACAAGGTTCAGCGACGGGGAAGAGTTCGGATTCGGCGCGGAAATAGGAATCGGCACGGACAAGTTCCATGCCCGGGGGCCGATGGCCTTGCGGGAGCTGACTTCCTACAAGTACGTGATTGAAGGCTCCGGGCAGGTAAAGGACCCTTCCCGAATGCCGGATGCAGTCCGTTCCCGGCCGGAGGAGATTTCCTGA